One window from the genome of Garra rufa chromosome 1, GarRuf1.0, whole genome shotgun sequence encodes:
- the arhgap17b gene encoding rho GTPase-activating protein 17b isoform X3: MKKQFNRMKQLANQTVGRAEKTEVLNDDLLMIERRLENVRLVSHNVHKKMTMCLQGNLGSDAEKRHKKLPLTALSQSMLDGVTQLGDESLIAKMMEVCGEAENKLAYEQSQHEVQLERNFLEPLNQLAEVDIPNVLKQRKHLAKLVLDFDSAKARYHQATKAYPSAANAQAMAAKVDTLKEEMDEAQNKMEICKDQVAADMYNFYSKEGDYARYYVLLLEAQAEYHRKALASIESVLPTIQLQQDKWTEKPAFGTALEEHLKRTSREIALPIEACVMMLLETGMHEEGLFRIAAGASKLKKLKAALDCSTSQLEEFYSDPHAVAGALKSYLRELPEPLMSYQLYEEWIQASNISDSDKRLQALWVVCDMLPKANKTNFRYLVKFLAKLALESDINKMTASNIAIVLGPNLLWAKTEGSLAEMAATTSVHVVSIIEVIINHASWFFPEDVDFNVSGVFAMPGCPGTPDSEAGTIDRRRPGSQGSLDYDIPRKDSNIVRDPASTPPAMRNGPGGSGGTPAQLNVVTPTSGPKGPSPFMSRRGTKKQAPAPPKQAAPPTHQSVKAAPNQPTPNQSSSPSTLQPLIAPRRNNQTPIQAPNHPPPQPPSQPTPQSTEEAQPSPPRTPTPPGTPPYDSSQPRPRPTPRARPKPAGPPPPQPTSDGANGVCVSRSKIISDEDGIGDGDEDKISLMGPGLDLVPELKEDETAETLPEDESISENTAL, encoded by the exons ATTGAGCGGCGCCTTGAAAATGTGCGACTGGTCTCCCATAATGTGCACAAGAAGATGACCATGTGTCTGCAGGGAAACTTGGGCTCAGATGCAGAAAAGAGACAT AAAAAGCTTCCGCTCACGGCCCTTTCACAATCCATGCTCGATGGAGTAACTCAGCTCGGAGACGAGTCCCTCATCGC GAAGATGATGGAAGTGTGTGGAGAAGCAGAAAACAAACTGGCTTATGAGCAGAGCCAGCATGAAGTTCAGCTGGAGAGAAATTTTCTCGAGCCTCTCAACCAGCTGGCGGAG GTGGATATTCCTAACGTTTTGAAGCAGAGGAAACATTTAGCCAAGCTTGTGTTGGATTTTGATTCTGCAAAAGCCag GTACCACCAGGCCACAAAGGCGTATCCGTCAGCTGCAAATGCTCAAGCAATGGCTGCCAAAGTTGACACACTTAAGGAGGAGATGGATGAAGCCCAGAACAAAATGGAAATATGCAAG GATCAAGTGGCAGCAGACATGTACAACTTTTACTCCAAGGAAGGAGATTATGCTCGCTATTATGTATTG TTGTTAGAAGCTCAAGCTGAGTACCACAGAAAAGCCTTGGCGTCTATCGAGAGTGTCCTGCCTACCATACAATTACAGCAAG ATAAATGGACAGAGAAGCCAGCGTTTGGCACGGCTCTGGAAGAACATCTGAAACGCACTAGCAGAGAGATCGCTCTGCCCATAGAGGCCTGCGTTATGATGCTACTGGAAACCGGCATGCATGAAGAG GGTTTGTTCCGTATCGCTGCTGGAGCCTCTAAACTGAAGAAGTTAAAGGCAGCACTGGACTGTTCCACTTCCCAGCTGGAGGAGTTTTACTCTGACCCTCATGCTGTAGCTG GTGCTCTCAAATCTTACCTGAGGGAGCTGCCTGAACCTCTCATGTCCTACCAGCTGTATGAAGAGTGGATCCAAGCCTCAAA TATTTCAGACTCTGATAAAAGACTTCAGGCGCTGTGGGTGGTGTGTGATATGTTACCAAAGGCCAACAAGACCAATTTCAG GTACCTGGTGAAGTTTCTTGCGAAGCTAGCTCTGGAAAGTGACATAAACAAGATGACAGCAAGCAACATCGCCATCGTACTGGGACCCAATTTACTGTGGGCCAAGACAGAGGG AAGCCTTGCTGAGATGGCAGCTACTACCTCCGTCCATGTGGTGTCTATAATAGAAGTGATCATCAACCATGCAAGTTGGTTCTTCCCTGAAG ATGTGGACTTCAACGTTTCAGGCGTGTTTGCTATGCCTGGGTGCCCGGGGACCCCTGACTCCGAAGCCGGAACCATAGACAGGAGGCGCCCAGGCAGCCAGGGGTCGCTCGATTACGACATACCCCGCAAAGACAG TAACATCGTCCGAGATCCTGCATCCACCCCCCCTGCCATGAGGAACGGCCCGGGAGGTTCAGGCGGGACGCCTGCTCAGCTGAATGTGGTGACCCCTACCTCAGGTCCTAAGGGTCCTAGTCCATTTATGAGTCGCAGAG GTACAAAGAAACAAGCACCAGCGCCTCCCAAACAAGCCGCCCCTCCCACACATCAGAGCGTAAAAGCAGCTCCTAACCAACCCACACCAAACCAGTCCTCATCCCCGAGCACTCTTCAGCCCCTCATCGCACCTCGCCGCAACAACCAGACCCCCATCCAGGCACCCAACCACCCTCCTCCTCAGCCTCCTTCCCAACCTACTCCCCAGAGCACAGAAGAAGCCCAACCATCCCCTCCCAGAACGCCCACCCCTCCCGGTACACCCCCCTACGACAGCTCCCAGCCGCGCCCCAGGCCAACCCCTCGAGCGCGACCCAAACCCGCCGGCCCGCCACCACCTCAACCAACTAGCGATGGTGCCAATGGTGTCTGTGTTTCTAGATCCAAGATTATCTCAG ATGAAGATGGAATTGGAGATGGAGATGAAGACAAGATATCTTTGATGGGACCAGGGCTGGATCTTGTCCCAGAGCTTAAAGAGGATGAAACCGCAGAAACACTCCCAGAAGATGAAAGCATATCAGAAAACACTGCCCTGTGA
- the arhgap17b gene encoding rho GTPase-activating protein 17b isoform X1, with translation MKKQFNRMKQLANQTVGRAEKTEVLNDDLLMIERRLENVRLVSHNVHKKMTMCLQGNLGSDAEKRHKKLPLTALSQSMLDGVTQLGDESLIAKMMEVCGEAENKLAYEQSQHEVQLERNFLEPLNQLAEVDIPNVLKQRKHLAKLVLDFDSAKARYHQATKAYPSAANAQAMAAKVDTLKEEMDEAQNKMEICKDQVAADMYNFYSKEGDYARYYVLLLEAQAEYHRKALASIESVLPTIQLQQDKWTEKPAFGTALEEHLKRTSREIALPIEACVMMLLETGMHEEGLFRIAAGASKLKKLKAALDCSTSQLEEFYSDPHAVAGALKSYLRELPEPLMSYQLYEEWIQASNISDSDKRLQALWVVCDMLPKANKTNFRYLVKFLAKLALESDINKMTASNIAIVLGPNLLWAKTEGSLAEMAATTSVHVVSIIEVIINHASWFFPEDVDFNVSGVFAMPGCPGTPDSEAGTIDRRRPGSQGSLDYDIPRKDSPANKQPEIAPRRAGTVTKKQHSTPNFQPPLPPIDDEGVPVFDPSPLSPTGGGLEAGQAGAVLSQTHQPLVQQTAENSNIVRDPASTPPAMRNGPGGSGGTPAQLNVVTPTSGPKGPSPFMSRRGTKKQAPAPPKQAAPPTHQSVKAAPNQPTPNQSSSPSTLQPLIAPRRNNQTPIQAPNHPPPQPPSQPTPQSTEEAQPSPPRTPTPPGTPPYDSSQPRPRPTPRARPKPAGPPPPQPTSDGANGVCVSRSKIISDEDGIGDGDEDKISLMGPGLDLVPELKEDETAETLPEDESISENTAL, from the exons ATTGAGCGGCGCCTTGAAAATGTGCGACTGGTCTCCCATAATGTGCACAAGAAGATGACCATGTGTCTGCAGGGAAACTTGGGCTCAGATGCAGAAAAGAGACAT AAAAAGCTTCCGCTCACGGCCCTTTCACAATCCATGCTCGATGGAGTAACTCAGCTCGGAGACGAGTCCCTCATCGC GAAGATGATGGAAGTGTGTGGAGAAGCAGAAAACAAACTGGCTTATGAGCAGAGCCAGCATGAAGTTCAGCTGGAGAGAAATTTTCTCGAGCCTCTCAACCAGCTGGCGGAG GTGGATATTCCTAACGTTTTGAAGCAGAGGAAACATTTAGCCAAGCTTGTGTTGGATTTTGATTCTGCAAAAGCCag GTACCACCAGGCCACAAAGGCGTATCCGTCAGCTGCAAATGCTCAAGCAATGGCTGCCAAAGTTGACACACTTAAGGAGGAGATGGATGAAGCCCAGAACAAAATGGAAATATGCAAG GATCAAGTGGCAGCAGACATGTACAACTTTTACTCCAAGGAAGGAGATTATGCTCGCTATTATGTATTG TTGTTAGAAGCTCAAGCTGAGTACCACAGAAAAGCCTTGGCGTCTATCGAGAGTGTCCTGCCTACCATACAATTACAGCAAG ATAAATGGACAGAGAAGCCAGCGTTTGGCACGGCTCTGGAAGAACATCTGAAACGCACTAGCAGAGAGATCGCTCTGCCCATAGAGGCCTGCGTTATGATGCTACTGGAAACCGGCATGCATGAAGAG GGTTTGTTCCGTATCGCTGCTGGAGCCTCTAAACTGAAGAAGTTAAAGGCAGCACTGGACTGTTCCACTTCCCAGCTGGAGGAGTTTTACTCTGACCCTCATGCTGTAGCTG GTGCTCTCAAATCTTACCTGAGGGAGCTGCCTGAACCTCTCATGTCCTACCAGCTGTATGAAGAGTGGATCCAAGCCTCAAA TATTTCAGACTCTGATAAAAGACTTCAGGCGCTGTGGGTGGTGTGTGATATGTTACCAAAGGCCAACAAGACCAATTTCAG GTACCTGGTGAAGTTTCTTGCGAAGCTAGCTCTGGAAAGTGACATAAACAAGATGACAGCAAGCAACATCGCCATCGTACTGGGACCCAATTTACTGTGGGCCAAGACAGAGGG AAGCCTTGCTGAGATGGCAGCTACTACCTCCGTCCATGTGGTGTCTATAATAGAAGTGATCATCAACCATGCAAGTTGGTTCTTCCCTGAAG ATGTGGACTTCAACGTTTCAGGCGTGTTTGCTATGCCTGGGTGCCCGGGGACCCCTGACTCCGAAGCCGGAACCATAGACAGGAGGCGCCCAGGCAGCCAGGGGTCGCTCGATTACGACATACCCCGCAAAGACAG CCCTGCTAACAAACAGCCGGAAATCGCCCCTCGTAGAGCTGGCACAGTAACTAAAAAGCAGCACTCCACGCCTAACTTCCAGCCCCCTCTCCCTCCCATTGACGACGAGGGGGTTCCCGTGTTTGATCCCTCCCCTCTGTCGCCTACTGGCGGGGGTCTGGAGGCTGGGCAGGCGGGAGCTGTGCTTTCTCAGACCCATCAGCCTTTAGTTCAGCAGACTGCAGAGAACAG TAACATCGTCCGAGATCCTGCATCCACCCCCCCTGCCATGAGGAACGGCCCGGGAGGTTCAGGCGGGACGCCTGCTCAGCTGAATGTGGTGACCCCTACCTCAGGTCCTAAGGGTCCTAGTCCATTTATGAGTCGCAGAG GTACAAAGAAACAAGCACCAGCGCCTCCCAAACAAGCCGCCCCTCCCACACATCAGAGCGTAAAAGCAGCTCCTAACCAACCCACACCAAACCAGTCCTCATCCCCGAGCACTCTTCAGCCCCTCATCGCACCTCGCCGCAACAACCAGACCCCCATCCAGGCACCCAACCACCCTCCTCCTCAGCCTCCTTCCCAACCTACTCCCCAGAGCACAGAAGAAGCCCAACCATCCCCTCCCAGAACGCCCACCCCTCCCGGTACACCCCCCTACGACAGCTCCCAGCCGCGCCCCAGGCCAACCCCTCGAGCGCGACCCAAACCCGCCGGCCCGCCACCACCTCAACCAACTAGCGATGGTGCCAATGGTGTCTGTGTTTCTAGATCCAAGATTATCTCAG ATGAAGATGGAATTGGAGATGGAGATGAAGACAAGATATCTTTGATGGGACCAGGGCTGGATCTTGTCCCAGAGCTTAAAGAGGATGAAACCGCAGAAACACTCCCAGAAGATGAAAGCATATCAGAAAACACTGCCCTGTGA
- the arhgap17b gene encoding rho GTPase-activating protein 17b isoform X2, with amino-acid sequence MKKQFNRMKQLANQTVGRAEKTEVLNDDLLMIERRLENVRLVSHNVHKKMTMCLQGNLGSDAEKRHKKLPLTALSQSMLDGVTQLGDESLIAKMMEVCGEAENKLAYEQSQHEVQLERNFLEPLNQLAEVDIPNVLKQRKHLAKLVLDFDSAKARYHQATKAYPSAANAQAMAAKVDTLKEEMDEAQNKMEICKDQVAADMYNFYSKEGDYARYYVLLLEAQAEYHRKALASIESVLPTIQLQQDKWTEKPAFGTALEEHLKRTSREIALPIEACVMMLLETGMHEEGLFRIAAGASKLKKLKAALDCSTSQLEEFYSDPHAVAGALKSYLRELPEPLMSYQLYEEWIQASNISDSDKRLQALWVVCDMLPKANKTNFRYLVKFLAKLALESDINKMTASNIAIVLGPNLLWAKTEGSLAEMAATTSVHVVSIIEVIINHASWFFPEDVDFNVSGVFAMPGCPGTPDSEAGTIDRRRPGSQGSLDYDIPRKDSPANKQPEIAPRRAGTVTKKQHSTPNFQPPLPPIDDEGVPVFDPSPLSPTGGGLEAGQAGAVLSQTHQPLVQQTAENSNIVRDPASTPPAMRNGPGGSGGTPAQLNVVTPTSGPKGPSPFMSRRGTKKQAPAPPKQAAPPTHQSVKAAPNQPTPNQSSSPSTLQPLIAPRRNNQTPIQAPNHPPPQPPSQPTPQSTEEAQPSPPRTPTPPGTPPYDSSQPRPRPTPRARPKPAGPPPPQPTSDGANGVCVSRSKIISDV; translated from the exons ATTGAGCGGCGCCTTGAAAATGTGCGACTGGTCTCCCATAATGTGCACAAGAAGATGACCATGTGTCTGCAGGGAAACTTGGGCTCAGATGCAGAAAAGAGACAT AAAAAGCTTCCGCTCACGGCCCTTTCACAATCCATGCTCGATGGAGTAACTCAGCTCGGAGACGAGTCCCTCATCGC GAAGATGATGGAAGTGTGTGGAGAAGCAGAAAACAAACTGGCTTATGAGCAGAGCCAGCATGAAGTTCAGCTGGAGAGAAATTTTCTCGAGCCTCTCAACCAGCTGGCGGAG GTGGATATTCCTAACGTTTTGAAGCAGAGGAAACATTTAGCCAAGCTTGTGTTGGATTTTGATTCTGCAAAAGCCag GTACCACCAGGCCACAAAGGCGTATCCGTCAGCTGCAAATGCTCAAGCAATGGCTGCCAAAGTTGACACACTTAAGGAGGAGATGGATGAAGCCCAGAACAAAATGGAAATATGCAAG GATCAAGTGGCAGCAGACATGTACAACTTTTACTCCAAGGAAGGAGATTATGCTCGCTATTATGTATTG TTGTTAGAAGCTCAAGCTGAGTACCACAGAAAAGCCTTGGCGTCTATCGAGAGTGTCCTGCCTACCATACAATTACAGCAAG ATAAATGGACAGAGAAGCCAGCGTTTGGCACGGCTCTGGAAGAACATCTGAAACGCACTAGCAGAGAGATCGCTCTGCCCATAGAGGCCTGCGTTATGATGCTACTGGAAACCGGCATGCATGAAGAG GGTTTGTTCCGTATCGCTGCTGGAGCCTCTAAACTGAAGAAGTTAAAGGCAGCACTGGACTGTTCCACTTCCCAGCTGGAGGAGTTTTACTCTGACCCTCATGCTGTAGCTG GTGCTCTCAAATCTTACCTGAGGGAGCTGCCTGAACCTCTCATGTCCTACCAGCTGTATGAAGAGTGGATCCAAGCCTCAAA TATTTCAGACTCTGATAAAAGACTTCAGGCGCTGTGGGTGGTGTGTGATATGTTACCAAAGGCCAACAAGACCAATTTCAG GTACCTGGTGAAGTTTCTTGCGAAGCTAGCTCTGGAAAGTGACATAAACAAGATGACAGCAAGCAACATCGCCATCGTACTGGGACCCAATTTACTGTGGGCCAAGACAGAGGG AAGCCTTGCTGAGATGGCAGCTACTACCTCCGTCCATGTGGTGTCTATAATAGAAGTGATCATCAACCATGCAAGTTGGTTCTTCCCTGAAG ATGTGGACTTCAACGTTTCAGGCGTGTTTGCTATGCCTGGGTGCCCGGGGACCCCTGACTCCGAAGCCGGAACCATAGACAGGAGGCGCCCAGGCAGCCAGGGGTCGCTCGATTACGACATACCCCGCAAAGACAG CCCTGCTAACAAACAGCCGGAAATCGCCCCTCGTAGAGCTGGCACAGTAACTAAAAAGCAGCACTCCACGCCTAACTTCCAGCCCCCTCTCCCTCCCATTGACGACGAGGGGGTTCCCGTGTTTGATCCCTCCCCTCTGTCGCCTACTGGCGGGGGTCTGGAGGCTGGGCAGGCGGGAGCTGTGCTTTCTCAGACCCATCAGCCTTTAGTTCAGCAGACTGCAGAGAACAG TAACATCGTCCGAGATCCTGCATCCACCCCCCCTGCCATGAGGAACGGCCCGGGAGGTTCAGGCGGGACGCCTGCTCAGCTGAATGTGGTGACCCCTACCTCAGGTCCTAAGGGTCCTAGTCCATTTATGAGTCGCAGAG GTACAAAGAAACAAGCACCAGCGCCTCCCAAACAAGCCGCCCCTCCCACACATCAGAGCGTAAAAGCAGCTCCTAACCAACCCACACCAAACCAGTCCTCATCCCCGAGCACTCTTCAGCCCCTCATCGCACCTCGCCGCAACAACCAGACCCCCATCCAGGCACCCAACCACCCTCCTCCTCAGCCTCCTTCCCAACCTACTCCCCAGAGCACAGAAGAAGCCCAACCATCCCCTCCCAGAACGCCCACCCCTCCCGGTACACCCCCCTACGACAGCTCCCAGCCGCGCCCCAGGCCAACCCCTCGAGCGCGACCCAAACCCGCCGGCCCGCCACCACCTCAACCAACTAGCGATGGTGCCAATGGTGTCTGTGTTTCTAGATCCAAGATTATCTCAG ATGTGTGA